DNA from Gemmatimonadaceae bacterium:
TATCCGTGGCTCACCGACATTCGGTGGCACCGGCTCGGAACGATAATCCACTGAGGCACCCCCGGCCCATCGGGATTCACGTCCCCGACCGAGCCGCCGCGCGCGGCGGTGTTCGCCCGCAGGAGCTGTCGTGCGTATGGCCGTAACCGGCAACAAGAAGGCGTCGTTCGACGAAGGGTCGCTCGACCAGTACCTCCGCGATATCAGCGCGTATCCGCTCATCGATCGCGAAGAGGAAGTGCGATTGGCGCAGCGGATTCGCGTCGGCGACGGCGATGCGCTGGACAAGCTGGTGCGATCCAATCTCCGGTTCGTCGTCTCGGTCGCAAAAAAGTATCAGAATCAGGGCGTGGCGCTGGCCGACCTGATCAACGAGGGGAACCTCGGGCTCATCCGAGCGGCGCACAAGTTCGACGAGACGAAGGGTATCAAGTTCATCTCGTACGCGGTGTGGTGGATTCGGCAAGCGATTCTACAGGCGCTGGCGGAACAGTCGCGCATCGTGCGCGTGCCCTTGAACCGCGCGGGAACGCTGCACCGCATTGGCAAGCGCGCGAACGCGCTGCTCCAAGAGTTAGGCCGCGAGCCGACGCACGAGGAGATCGCGGAGGAAATGGACATCAGCGAGGAAGAGGTCGCGAAGACGATCTCGATCTCGCAGACCCACCTCTCGCTCGATGCGCCGCTCACGCCGGGCGAAGACAACAAGCTCCTCGACTATCTCCCCGACAATCTGAATCCGACGCCCGACGAGCAGACCTTCGAGAAGGCGCTCACGGAGGCGATCGAGGAATCGCTGTCGTCGCTCAAGGAGCGCGAGGCGAAGATCCTCCGGTTGTACTTCGGGCTGGACGGCGAGGAGCCGATGACGCTGGAGCAGATCGGCTCTCTGTTAGGCATCACGCGCGAGCGGGTGCGGCAGATCAAGGAGAAGGCCCTGTCCCGTCTGCGACACGTGTCGCGCGCGCGGGCGCTGGAGTCGTTCCTGGGCTAGCGGCCGAGCCCCGCACGCGACGGGACGTGTCTCGGTCAACGCGTGGAGTCGAGCCTCTGCGCTCATGTAAAAACCGACACACGGCCCGTTAGGCGAGTGGGCGATCAGGCTCGAGCGTTGGGCGAGGACACCCGGCCGGCGTTCTTGCGGCCGCATCGGCCTGATATTACGATTCTGTCAACGGCGTAATACCACGAGTCGCTCGCATGAAGACCGTATCTTTCAAAGTGACCGCGGAGGTAGACGACGCGCTCACCAAGCTCGCGCGGGCACGGAACACCAGCCGGTCGTCGCTGGTCCGCGAGGCGCTCGCAGCGTACACGGTGGCTGGGCGCGCCTCGGTCACGGCGGCCGTCGATGCGGTCACGTCCGGCGTGAACGGGCCGCGCGACCTGTCGTCCAATCCCAAGCACATGGCGCGCTACGGGAAGTGAAGTGACCCGCGTTCTCCTCGACACGGGTCCCCTCGTCGCGCTGCTCAATCGGCGCGATCGCTATCACTCGTGGGCGCGGTCGGTGCTCGATACGGTGACCCCGCCGGTGTTCACGTGCGAGGCGGTGCTGTCCGAAGCCTGCTTTCTCATGTCGCGCGTGGACGACGGCGCCGACGCAATCCTCGCCCTCGTTGCCGCGGACATCATCCGCGTCGAGTTCCAGATCGGCGCCGAGATCGCTCCGGTCCGGCGTCTCGTCGACCGGTACGCGAACGTGCCCATGTCGCTCGCCGATGCCTGTCTCGTCCGGATGAGCGAGCTCGAATTGCAGAGCGTGGTGCTCACGCTGGATCGCGACTTCAAGCGATACCGCCGCAATCGCCGGCACGTCGTGCCGGTGATCACGCCGCGCTAGACGGAGTTGCGTCTCGTTGTCCCGCGGATAACGTATCCAGCGATCCGCGGACGTCGCATACTCCAACCGCCCTAAGC
Protein-coding regions in this window:
- a CDS encoding RNA polymerase sigma factor RpoD/SigA, translating into MAVTGNKKASFDEGSLDQYLRDISAYPLIDREEEVRLAQRIRVGDGDALDKLVRSNLRFVVSVAKKYQNQGVALADLINEGNLGLIRAAHKFDETKGIKFISYAVWWIRQAILQALAEQSRIVRVPLNRAGTLHRIGKRANALLQELGREPTHEEIAEEMDISEEEVAKTISISQTHLSLDAPLTPGEDNKLLDYLPDNLNPTPDEQTFEKALTEAIEESLSSLKEREAKILRLYFGLDGEEPMTLEQIGSLLGITRERVRQIKEKALSRLRHVSRARALESFLG
- a CDS encoding CopG family transcriptional regulator; translated protein: MKTVSFKVTAEVDDALTKLARARNTSRSSLVREALAAYTVAGRASVTAAVDAVTSGVNGPRDLSSNPKHMARYGK
- a CDS encoding PIN domain-containing protein, whose amino-acid sequence is MTRVLLDTGPLVALLNRRDRYHSWARSVLDTVTPPVFTCEAVLSEACFLMSRVDDGADAILALVAADIIRVEFQIGAEIAPVRRLVDRYANVPMSLADACLVRMSELELQSVVLTLDRDFKRYRRNRRHVVPVITPR